From a region of the Nitrospira sp. genome:
- a CDS encoding DUF2007 domain-containing protein has product MRRMIHLTNAQDVGELAMIKSLLDGNRIAYVVHGEHVSSLYPGMPFFVSRILVDVADQVRAEVLLSRLRLSIRETQA; this is encoded by the coding sequence ATGCGGCGGATGATCCATCTCACCAACGCGCAGGACGTCGGCGAGCTCGCGATGATCAAAAGCTTGCTCGACGGCAACCGCATCGCATACGTCGTCCATGGTGAACATGTCAGCAGCTTGTATCCGGGGATGCCGTTCTTTGTGAGCCGCATCTTGGTCGATGTGGCCGATCAGGTTCGTGCCGAAGTGTTGTTGAGCCGGCTCCGGCTCTCCATTCGCGAGACACAGGCCTAA
- a CDS encoding DUF4124 domain-containing protein, protein MSYREYRSVISVCLAAAFAVWHWGVVEVHAATVYSYIDDQGTPVFTDSPETIPEKYRAKVKTHERPDPVKKSPSVVDTVRDTVKEQVKGFGFQLPSVDMKNPSWTQSPILTYAGIAAMVLLIIMYLSKNSPMIRLLAMGLLIVIAIGTPVLMYTSDGGPMDTMKKKAAASGQAQLDRLQQVPQ, encoded by the coding sequence ATGTCGTATCGAGAATACCGGAGCGTCATTTCGGTCTGCTTGGCCGCTGCGTTCGCCGTCTGGCACTGGGGCGTCGTCGAGGTGCACGCTGCCACCGTGTATTCCTACATCGATGATCAAGGGACCCCGGTCTTTACCGACTCACCGGAGACGATTCCTGAAAAGTATCGCGCCAAGGTCAAGACTCACGAGCGTCCCGATCCGGTGAAAAAGTCGCCCTCAGTGGTGGATACGGTACGGGATACGGTCAAAGAACAGGTCAAAGGTTTCGGGTTTCAGCTGCCTTCGGTCGATATGAAGAATCCCAGTTGGACTCAGTCGCCCATTCTGACTTATGCCGGTATTGCGGCGATGGTCCTGTTGATTATCATGTATTTGAGCAAAAACAGTCCCATGATCCGGTTGCTGGCCATGGGTCTGCTGATCGTCATTGCGATCGGCACTCCCGTGCTCATGTATACGAGCGACGGGGGTCCGATGGATACCATGAAGAAGAAGGCCGCTGCATCGGGACAAGCTCAACTGGATCGCCTACAACAAGTTCCGCAGTAA
- the metH gene encoding methionine synthase, whose protein sequence is MASAPGSSELERLLHERILILDGAMGTMIQQRKLDEAAFRGVRFKDWKKDLKGHNDLLNLTQPTVIEEIHRQYLEAGADIIETNTFNSQSISLADYGMDTLGYELAKAGAECARRAAVAVEQAQPGRRCFVAGAIGPTTKTSSISTDVNSPASRGTTYEELVTAYDQQVRGLLDGGVDLLLVETIFDTLNAKAAFFAIQQVFASGARRVPIMASVTFIQAGSNRGVTGQTVEAFWNSISHVPLLSVGMNCALGPKEMRPLIEELSQIAPIYVSAHPNAGLPNPLLPTGFPETPETLAPQLREWAENGWLNIVGGCCGTTPPHIKQIAEAVRGVKPHALSKVEPYTRLSGLEAVTIRPDSNFVNIGERTNVTGSPAFAKLILAGDYEAALSVARQQVEGGAQIVDVNMDEGMLDSRAAMEKFLRLVASEPDICKVPIMVDSSKWEVLETGLRNIQGKAVVNSISLKEGEQKFIDQATLVRRYGAAVVVMAFDEHGQADTLERKKEICARSYKILTEQVGFPPQDIIFDPNILTVATGIEEHNNYAVNFIEAARWIKQNLPGAKVSGGISNISFSFRGNNVVREAMHAAFLYHAIKAGLDMGIVNAGQLAVYQEVPKDLLELVEDVLLNRRPDATERLVTFAETVKAKGKTVAKDDEWRQGTVEERLSHALIKGITDYIDQDTEEARRNYAKPLEVIEGPLMAGMNVVGDLFGSGKMFLPQVVKSARVMKKAVAYLMPFMEEEKKRTGNFQAQGKILLATVKGDVHDIGKNIVGVVLGCNNYEVIDLGVMVPCEKILAAARENKPDIIGLSGLITPSLDEMVHVAKEMTREGFDLPLLIGGATTSKAHTAVKIAPSYEPGVVHVLDASRAVGVVGSLVSRTQKPDFVKRVRDDYERVRQSHRDRGEKPLVSIAHARANRFISDWEKTDIPMPSALGVRMVLDQSLVELIPYIDWSPFFHTWELRGRYPTIFEDPTVGPKAKELYDDARRLLDEIVQKGQLKAKGVYGFFPASSVGDDIELYQDLSRRTVLTTIHHLRQQSEKPTGQPNLSLADYVAPKESGRQDYMGAFAVTAGIGLDELCRRFDKDHDDYNSIMAKALADRLAEAFAEFLHKRVRGEWGYGKKEQLTNEDLIRERYRGIRPAPGYPACPDHTEKRILFDLLSAEKHAGIILTESFAMLPAAAVSGFYFAHPDAKYFAVGKIGKDQVEDYAHRKGMDLRTVERWLSPNLNYEPA, encoded by the coding sequence ATGGCGTCCGCGCCGGGAAGCAGCGAGCTCGAACGGCTTCTACATGAGCGGATTCTCATCCTCGACGGAGCGATGGGCACGATGATCCAGCAACGGAAGCTGGATGAGGCCGCCTTTCGCGGGGTCCGATTCAAAGATTGGAAGAAGGATCTCAAGGGTCACAACGACCTGTTGAACCTCACGCAGCCCACGGTTATTGAAGAGATCCATCGGCAGTATCTGGAAGCCGGCGCGGATATTATCGAGACAAATACGTTCAATTCTCAGTCGATCTCGCTGGCGGATTACGGGATGGACACCCTGGGCTATGAATTGGCCAAAGCGGGAGCGGAGTGTGCCCGACGGGCAGCCGTGGCCGTAGAGCAGGCCCAGCCGGGACGGCGCTGTTTTGTAGCGGGAGCGATCGGACCGACCACAAAGACCTCGTCGATTTCCACCGACGTCAATAGTCCTGCTTCACGTGGGACGACTTATGAAGAGCTGGTCACAGCCTATGACCAACAAGTGAGGGGTTTGCTCGACGGTGGCGTCGATCTCCTGCTCGTGGAGACCATCTTCGACACGTTGAATGCCAAGGCGGCATTCTTTGCGATCCAACAGGTGTTCGCGTCCGGCGCGCGGCGGGTCCCGATTATGGCGTCGGTCACGTTCATTCAAGCCGGCAGCAATCGTGGTGTGACCGGCCAAACCGTCGAGGCGTTCTGGAATTCCATCTCCCATGTGCCGTTGTTGAGTGTGGGGATGAATTGTGCGCTCGGTCCCAAAGAGATGCGTCCTCTGATCGAAGAATTGTCGCAGATCGCGCCGATCTACGTGAGCGCGCATCCCAACGCGGGCCTTCCGAATCCGTTGTTACCGACCGGATTTCCCGAGACGCCGGAAACGTTGGCCCCCCAGCTCCGGGAATGGGCGGAAAACGGGTGGCTGAACATCGTCGGCGGTTGTTGCGGCACGACGCCGCCTCATATCAAGCAGATTGCGGAAGCTGTGCGCGGGGTGAAACCGCATGCCCTCTCAAAAGTCGAGCCATACACACGACTGAGCGGTCTTGAAGCCGTCACCATTCGGCCGGACTCAAACTTCGTCAACATCGGCGAGCGAACGAACGTGACCGGCTCGCCTGCCTTCGCGAAGCTGATTCTGGCCGGCGATTATGAAGCGGCACTGTCGGTGGCGCGGCAACAGGTCGAGGGCGGCGCCCAAATTGTCGATGTGAACATGGATGAAGGCATGCTCGATTCCAGGGCGGCGATGGAAAAGTTTCTTCGCTTAGTCGCCTCGGAGCCGGATATCTGCAAAGTGCCCATCATGGTCGACAGCTCAAAGTGGGAGGTGCTTGAGACCGGCCTGAGAAATATTCAAGGCAAGGCCGTCGTGAATAGTATCAGTTTGAAGGAAGGCGAGCAGAAATTCATCGACCAGGCGACGCTCGTCCGTCGCTACGGTGCAGCGGTCGTCGTCATGGCGTTCGACGAACACGGCCAGGCGGACACACTGGAGCGCAAGAAGGAGATCTGCGCGCGCTCTTATAAGATCCTCACGGAGCAAGTCGGGTTTCCTCCGCAAGATATCATCTTCGATCCGAACATCCTGACCGTGGCGACGGGCATCGAGGAACACAATAACTATGCCGTGAATTTCATCGAGGCGGCGCGCTGGATCAAACAGAACCTGCCGGGTGCGAAAGTCAGCGGAGGCATCAGCAATATTTCGTTCTCGTTCCGAGGAAACAACGTGGTGCGGGAAGCCATGCACGCAGCGTTCCTCTATCATGCCATCAAAGCCGGGCTTGATATGGGCATCGTCAATGCCGGCCAATTGGCAGTCTACCAGGAGGTTCCTAAAGACTTACTTGAGCTGGTGGAAGACGTGTTGCTCAACCGGCGGCCGGATGCCACCGAACGTCTGGTGACGTTCGCGGAAACCGTGAAGGCGAAAGGGAAAACGGTTGCCAAGGACGATGAATGGCGCCAAGGGACGGTAGAGGAACGGTTATCCCATGCGCTCATCAAGGGCATTACGGACTACATCGATCAGGATACAGAGGAGGCACGTCGGAACTATGCCAAACCGTTGGAGGTGATCGAAGGACCGTTGATGGCCGGCATGAACGTCGTCGGCGATTTGTTCGGTTCAGGCAAGATGTTCCTGCCTCAGGTCGTCAAGAGCGCCCGTGTGATGAAAAAGGCCGTGGCCTATCTCATGCCGTTCATGGAAGAAGAAAAGAAGCGGACCGGTAATTTTCAGGCGCAGGGCAAGATCTTGCTCGCCACCGTCAAGGGCGATGTCCACGATATCGGGAAAAACATCGTCGGCGTCGTGCTTGGCTGCAACAACTATGAAGTCATCGATCTCGGCGTGATGGTGCCGTGCGAGAAGATTTTAGCCGCGGCTCGAGAGAATAAACCCGACATCATCGGCTTGAGTGGGCTCATCACTCCATCACTTGACGAAATGGTCCATGTGGCGAAGGAAATGACGCGCGAAGGCTTTGACCTGCCGCTCTTGATCGGTGGCGCGACGACCAGTAAGGCGCACACGGCGGTCAAGATCGCGCCTTCTTATGAACCGGGCGTGGTCCACGTCTTGGATGCGTCACGAGCGGTGGGTGTCGTGGGAAGTCTGGTCAGCCGAACGCAGAAGCCAGATTTCGTGAAACGAGTGCGGGACGACTATGAGCGAGTGAGACAATCGCACCGCGATCGAGGCGAGAAACCGCTCGTCTCGATCGCCCACGCGCGCGCCAATCGGTTCATATCGGACTGGGAAAAGACCGATATTCCCATGCCGTCGGCATTGGGCGTCCGGATGGTCCTCGATCAATCGTTGGTCGAACTGATTCCCTATATCGACTGGTCGCCGTTCTTTCACACGTGGGAATTGAGAGGACGCTATCCGACGATCTTTGAGGATCCAACCGTCGGCCCCAAAGCCAAGGAACTGTACGACGATGCGCGGCGTCTCCTCGATGAGATTGTTCAGAAGGGACAACTCAAGGCCAAGGGCGTCTATGGATTCTTCCCCGCATCGAGCGTTGGAGACGACATTGAGCTCTATCAAGATCTGTCTCGGAGGACCGTCCTCACGACGATCCATCATCTGCGTCAGCAATCGGAAAAGCCGACGGGACAGCCCAATCTGTCATTGGCCGACTATGTCGCGCCGAAGGAATCAGGCCGGCAGGACTACATGGGAGCTTTCGCCGTTACGGCCGGCATTGGGCTGGACGAACTGTGTAGGCGGTTTGATAAAGACCATGACGACTACAATTCGATCATGGCCAAGGCCCTCGCGGACCGCTTGGCTGAAGCCTTTGCTGAATTTCTCCATAAACGGGTCCGAGGAGAGTGGGGGTATGGCAAGAAAGAACAATTGACAAATGAGGATTTGATCCGTGAACGATACCGTGGCATCCGTCCCGCACCAGGGTATCCGGCCTGTCCGGATCATACCGAGAAACGGATACTGTTTGATCTCTTGTCGGCGGAAAAGCATGCCGGAATCATCCTGACCGAGAGCTTTGCCATGTTGCCAGCCGCGGCGGTAAGCGGGTTCTATTTTGCCCATCCGGACGCCAAATACTTTGCCGTGGGCAAGATCGGGAAAGATCAAGTCGAAGACTACGCCCACCGTAAGGGAATGGACCTCCGCACCGTCGAACGCTGGCTCTCGCCCAATCTGAACTACGAACCGGCCTGA
- a CDS encoding sigma-54-dependent Fis family transcriptional regulator: MTAKFLIVDDDHDIIESLKNRLKWIGHEVVTATDGHAALEVIEKESPDLMLLDLEMPHVSGLDVLARLAAWRSQKEKSKPFLDQPVAIVMTAFATVNSAVEAMRLGAFDFLTKPFKMDHLTVVIDKALANLSLTRRVETLTVELDKAYEVVMGKSAAMKSVVDIARQAVCSPVTVLLLGETGTGKEVIARAIHRWSNRASKPFMVVNCAAMPENLLENELFGHEKGAFTGATTREIGKIEAADDGTIFLDEIGDMPLALQSRLLRVLQDREFHRIGGHQHVRTNVRFIAATNRDLQAAVRNQAFRADLYFRLDVMTLTMPPLRERVEDIPELAHHFLGQHAATVRKRGMKISPEAMACLSRYSWPGNVRELENVLARAVILCADDAIRPAHLRLSSLQPYEANHLSEDASDSLYYDAMDRCSRKLIEEALSRAGWNQTKAAKALGIQRTYLTKLLRQKGISGHPPQNR; the protein is encoded by the coding sequence ATGACGGCCAAATTCTTGATCGTAGACGATGACCACGACATCATCGAATCGCTCAAAAACCGTCTCAAATGGATCGGTCACGAGGTGGTCACGGCAACGGACGGCCATGCCGCGCTCGAGGTCATCGAGAAAGAATCCCCTGATCTCATGCTCCTCGACTTGGAAATGCCCCATGTGTCGGGGCTCGATGTTCTCGCCCGACTGGCTGCCTGGCGCAGCCAGAAGGAAAAGAGCAAACCCTTCCTTGATCAGCCCGTCGCTATCGTCATGACGGCGTTTGCGACCGTGAACAGCGCAGTCGAAGCCATGAGGCTCGGCGCGTTCGATTTTTTGACGAAGCCGTTCAAGATGGACCATCTCACCGTCGTCATCGACAAAGCGCTTGCCAACCTGTCACTCACACGTCGGGTCGAAACCTTGACCGTCGAACTCGATAAAGCATACGAAGTCGTCATGGGGAAGAGCGCTGCCATGAAGAGTGTGGTCGACATCGCCCGCCAAGCCGTTTGTTCTCCCGTCACGGTGTTATTGTTGGGAGAAACCGGTACGGGGAAGGAAGTCATCGCCCGCGCCATTCATCGGTGGAGCAACCGAGCATCGAAACCGTTCATGGTGGTCAATTGCGCGGCGATGCCCGAAAACCTGCTGGAGAATGAGTTGTTCGGGCATGAAAAGGGTGCGTTTACGGGAGCCACGACGAGAGAGATTGGGAAGATCGAAGCGGCAGACGACGGGACCATATTCCTCGATGAGATAGGGGACATGCCGCTCGCTCTTCAATCGAGACTGTTGCGTGTGTTGCAGGACCGGGAGTTCCACCGCATCGGCGGGCACCAGCATGTACGGACCAACGTACGGTTTATCGCGGCGACAAACAGAGACCTCCAAGCAGCCGTCAGGAACCAGGCCTTTCGCGCGGATCTCTACTTTCGATTGGACGTGATGACGCTGACGATGCCGCCACTCAGGGAGCGGGTGGAGGATATTCCGGAGCTGGCCCATCATTTTCTCGGTCAGCACGCGGCCACAGTGCGCAAACGAGGGATGAAGATCAGCCCGGAGGCGATGGCCTGTCTCTCACGCTATAGCTGGCCGGGCAACGTGCGGGAGTTGGAAAATGTCTTGGCTCGCGCCGTCATTCTCTGCGCGGACGATGCGATCAGGCCGGCCCATCTCCGTCTGTCGTCGCTGCAGCCTTACGAGGCAAATCACTTGAGTGAGGACGCGTCCGATTCTCTGTATTACGATGCGATGGATCGGTGTAGCCGGAAACTGATCGAAGAAGCGTTGAGCCGTGCCGGGTGGAACCAGACGAAAGCCGCAAAGGCGCTGGGCATCCAGCGAACCTATCTCACCAAACTGTTGCGCCAAAAGGGCATCTCAGGTCATCCTCCCCAGAACCGCTAA
- a CDS encoding HAMP domain-containing histidine kinase: protein MEKLPLVSSAPLRYPRVPHGLRGQLMLMAAMLLSAACITLGWFLVSQQIDSITSGLYRSGSLLGENLAVNSRYGVVTGDRDELVRLARGILAVQDVSYVSIFTPDGRPLVALGKGLWERLLATPQSTVLPVNPVLPSLRLESSVTGEVRIVNGRPMFSSRSGFTLTSILTLLVGRDVALYYDIGIPIRQSESSTAQDASLRLLFEQYDAPVLSTPTTPRPLLGIVEVGMSSLSMQEQLRKLMWEAIGITVLILVLSFLLLGFFSHHITTSLRRLTDAASRVAAGNVQIDLRSTTSDEIGDLTRVFSHMLHSIHERETTLHNLNHTLETAIAARTEELRRVNSKLRELDRRKSFFVSTASHEIKTPLTSITCRLENLLMGVDGPLTTEQAKTLERVQVNIGRLQHLLVELLDLSKIELGETTVDLRAVNTALVVAQAIDGLQSLAARKQLRFEVQFPSTLSSVEADAEKLHQIVTNLLHNAVKFSPDHGIIRITGQPTDDGFVRIAVQDSGCGIAHGETERIFEPFYRSEHVSLKTRGTGLGLPIAKHLVELHRGRLWAESVAGQGACFFFTLVKWTGANPCLVDHEEPVLMSRHTSPYGNPRLPGPPVRKAP from the coding sequence ATGGAAAAGTTGCCCCTCGTCTCATCCGCCCCGCTTCGATATCCCAGAGTTCCGCATGGCCTTCGCGGTCAACTCATGCTCATGGCGGCGATGCTGCTCAGCGCAGCCTGCATCACCCTCGGATGGTTTTTGGTCAGCCAGCAAATCGACAGCATTACAAGCGGGCTGTACAGAAGCGGCAGCCTCCTCGGCGAAAATCTCGCGGTGAACAGCCGCTACGGTGTGGTGACGGGCGACCGGGATGAGCTCGTCCGGCTGGCTCGCGGAATCCTCGCCGTTCAGGATGTGTCTTACGTGTCCATTTTTACGCCGGACGGCCGGCCGCTGGTGGCTCTCGGGAAAGGCCTGTGGGAGCGCCTGCTGGCAACGCCGCAGTCCACAGTACTTCCCGTCAATCCGGTTCTGCCGTCTCTCCGCCTGGAATCTTCCGTCACCGGTGAAGTCCGCATCGTGAATGGCCGCCCCATGTTTTCCTCAAGAAGCGGTTTTACCCTCACCAGTATTCTGACCTTGCTCGTCGGTCGAGATGTCGCCCTCTACTATGATATTGGCATCCCGATCCGCCAAAGTGAGTCCTCAACCGCGCAGGATGCAAGTTTGCGGCTCCTCTTCGAACAATACGACGCGCCCGTTTTGAGCACGCCTACGACGCCCCGCCCTCTACTGGGAATCGTCGAAGTGGGCATGTCGAGCCTCTCGATGCAAGAGCAACTCCGGAAACTGATGTGGGAGGCCATCGGAATTACCGTCCTCATTCTTGTCTTAAGTTTTCTCCTCCTTGGCTTCTTTAGTCATCACATCACCACGTCGCTGCGTCGCCTCACGGACGCTGCGAGCCGTGTCGCTGCCGGGAACGTCCAGATCGACCTACGCTCGACGACTTCCGACGAAATCGGCGACCTGACCCGCGTCTTCTCGCATATGCTCCATTCAATTCATGAACGTGAAACCACGTTGCACAACCTGAATCACACGTTGGAAACCGCGATTGCGGCCAGAACCGAGGAACTGCGGCGCGTCAACAGCAAACTTCGGGAACTGGATCGACGGAAGTCATTCTTTGTTTCCACAGCTTCGCACGAAATCAAGACTCCATTGACCTCGATTACCTGCCGCCTCGAGAACCTTCTGATGGGTGTCGACGGTCCGCTGACAACGGAGCAAGCGAAGACGCTCGAACGGGTGCAAGTGAACATCGGGCGCCTCCAGCACTTGCTCGTGGAGTTGCTCGATCTGTCAAAAATTGAGCTGGGCGAGACGACAGTGGATCTTCGCGCGGTCAATACGGCGTTGGTTGTCGCTCAGGCAATCGACGGGTTACAGTCTCTTGCCGCCAGAAAACAGTTGCGTTTCGAAGTCCAGTTTCCATCGACACTATCCTCGGTCGAAGCGGACGCCGAAAAGCTCCATCAAATCGTGACCAATCTCCTGCATAACGCGGTCAAATTTTCGCCGGACCACGGGATCATCCGGATCACCGGACAGCCGACCGACGACGGCTTCGTCCGAATCGCCGTTCAAGATTCAGGGTGTGGAATTGCGCACGGGGAAACGGAGAGAATCTTCGAACCGTTTTACCGATCGGAGCACGTCTCCCTTAAAACACGGGGAACCGGCTTAGGCCTGCCGATCGCCAAACACTTGGTTGAGCTTCATCGAGGTCGCCTGTGGGCGGAAAGTGTAGCGGGACAGGGCGCCTGTTTCTTCTTCACCTTGGTCAAATGGACAGGGGCAAACCCATGCTTGGTTGATCACGAGGAGCCGGTTCTCATGTCCCGACATACCTCCCCATATGGGAATCCCCGCTTGCCGGGGCCACCGGTGCGCAAGGCCCCTTAG